A segment of the Nerophis lumbriciformis linkage group LG08, RoL_Nlum_v2.1, whole genome shotgun sequence genome:
cccccccaccccccctccccccatgatgttatgacgtctgtgttgagtgaaatTTGTAAATCAATCTAACATCTCTTTCTCTACAGGGACTGTGTTTCTTTGGATGTTTTGGCCCAGTTTCAACTCTATCCTCCTCTTGGAGCACCATTCTCCAGAAAGGCGGCTGAGAGCAGTGTGCAGCACATACTTGGCCTTGGCTGTCAGTGCTGTAGCATCCTTTGCTCTATCTGTGCTCTCCAGTCACAAAGGAAAAGTTAACCCAGTATGTTGTGGATATCAATTAAAATTAATCAAGTTAACAGTGGGATTTAACTTATATTTTCATTCTCCTGTTAGACCCATTTCCTGTCATGCTTATTCGCTGGTGGTGTTGCGGTGGGGGTTCCCATGCCAGTGATACATCACCCATGGGAGGCTATGACAATTGGCCTGACTGCGGCTGTTGTGTCAACCATTGGGTTCAGATATTTCAAGGTGTTGATCACAGCAAATACATGTTAAAGATTTGTCATCTAATAGTATCAATTACTAAGCACAACTACTCACTTTACAGAACCACATGCTGTTTGCCTTTGACTGTCATGATACGTGTAGTATTCTGAGCACACATGGACTCCCTGGACTTCTAGGATGGCTGGCTCACCTCCTGCTGCAGATCAAACACTGTGACGATCACACAACGTATGGAAACATGCACATTTTGACACATTCTTAAAGGGACTGTTTGCAACCCTTACACTTTTAGCTGTTTCTGGAGTATTTTAAGTGGACCTCTTCTGGTGTTCTGGTGAGACGTGCTCCACAATAAAGTTCATGCAACCCCTGCGTTTGCGCATGAGTATGAATCTAGGGAATGAGCAAATGTAGTAGTACACTGAAGGAATCTTACGGAATCAATCGTTACATTAATTAATGCTGTATCTTTACATTTTATATGCAAGTTTCACACCATAAACGGTCAAATTATTTAATtgtaaattaaatcaaatgtatGTATCCTGTTAATATACACAATACAGTCAAGTATCaggtgatatatacatatatatatatatatatatcacactatatatatttatatatatatatatatatcactatatatatatatatcacactatatatatttatatatatatatatcactatatatatatatatatatagtgatgaTTATTAGAAATCAGATTATCTAAGTGATGGGGTAGGACAgtataagcttttttttttctgctcCTTTTCTTTTTAATTCTTCTttcagtattattattttatttgcagATTAAGATATTGTATTGGAGATGCTTAATTATGGTTAGCTTGTTGTGTTTAAAATAAATTGGTGACAAAAGTATGaattagggttttttttctgCTGAAAAGGAAAGCGTTGGATGCCTCCAGGTGTGGATTTTTGACATCTTTACATGAAACCATAACCTAATAAATGATACATTAGATTGTTTAACAGTTTGTAGTGTATATTCATGGACAGTGGGAAAAAAGAATGTATAACATAGTTTAAGGATTGTTCTCACGAGAACAGTTCCTTCAATACGCAATTACACATTTTGGCATTTCTTTGATTCATACTCATGCCCAGATGCAGGGGGTGCCTGAATCCCAAAGGGAGCTAGAAATGACGTAAACTATGTCTTAACACACACGCATTAGCTTAGTTTAGCTATCATTGAACGTATATGCTAGTATAACAACAACATGAACACAAATAGTTGCTTCTCTGGGACTGATTTTGAGAATATGAGTACAGGACTGCAGTGAGTggcatttattaattattattcaaTATAATTAGCAATTGtaaaaacagacattttttttataagaaataTGTTAAATTATTACCTAATAGTAGCATAAGCTATCTGgtggtgtttttgttatattttttggtttaaatgtttttaactttgAGCAAGCTGCAGGTTGGCATTGTACATTATAATAAGTGACCTTTCACTTGCAGAGCTACTCGGTTTGCTGTATTTCATATATCTGCCCTCTTCATCACTCTAAGTACAAGCCTGATCATGGGGATCCTAACAGGTAAAATAATCAGTTATATACCTTATCGCCCGCATTTTGCATAATAATGTATAGAAACTCCAATGTAAATCTAATATTATGAGTCATTTGTAAGCTTGTCTCCTCCCTCTGGATGTGTTCAAAGGGCTAGTACTTAAGTGGGACATCTGGAGACCGCCTCAGGACAAAAAATGCTTTGATGATCAGGCTTACTGGAAGGTAAAGTAGCATCTGAAAACAAACATTGTTTGTTGCGTTGCTGCCCACCAAAAAGCATGTACCGGTACAGGTACCCTAAATTTTTAACTGTCTTTATTATCTGACAAAACACCTACTTGTgtttcctcccacattccaataTTATGCATGTTAGGTTAATTGGACACCAAATTGTTCTGtctaaaacaattacaaaatagtCATAATGCAAGTATTGATATATTTCAAGCCTTTATGGATCTTGCAAGTTTAATGATTAGGACTTACAGATAAGGAAAACAACATTCAGCGTCTCAGAAAATAAGTGTGACTATTGTGAAAATGTTCAATATTGTGCAGGATGAATAGGATACGATAAAATAAATGACAATATAACTTAAAGATACATGCTTTTTTGGACAGCAGTGTTATGTATAATACAatctaaaaaagacaacaaaattaTGTTTTTCAGTTTGAGCATCTTGCAGTGTGCAAGTAATTTGAAGAATTGGACCATGGACGTACAATACACACCATGTTTATAAAAGATGAATGCAAGACATGTTTTCTGCTCAAAACTTTTTTTAATGATGCCATGGTAGCCGAAGTGTGACCCCATTGTAAGAAATTAACTTAAATAAGAATTtaatttgtctaagtctattttAACAATAAACGACAAATTTCCCGGCTCACTTGATGTTTGACCCATACAAACATCCTACATGACAaggtttttaatgtgtttgtgaaTGGTAATTCCCTCAATTACATATCATAACAAAATGTATTCCGACAGATGGAATAGTAAGCTTACACACAGGAATTTTGGACCGTTTGAGAATATTGAATTcccaaaacaattacacaaaagtTGTACACAATTTTAACAACGCGGCTGGCTGCACAGTGCAGGtacacattttaaaatgtgtcacagttgaaaatattcaacctgtcaaGGAGTCTTATGATTTGTGCTTGTTTATGACTTAACCTTTTAAAACagcaacaaaaatataaattatatttgtCAACTCTGAACGCTAAAAAAAGGCTATGTAAGAAGTGATAATCACTGAAGCCTGGCGCATATTCTCATACGACATAGAAAGCAGTGTATAATAATGGACAGACACACTTGGGATGCGGTTATTGCCACAGATCCTCTGTACGTCCAAACTTGAAGACCAAAcccctgaataaaaaaaaaggaaatatagGAAGAAAGATCTGTTAGTTATTCAGCAAAATACAAGATCTTGGTCGCAAAGGACAACTCACTTACCCGAAGAAAATGAATGCATTCTGGAAGAAAATGGCTATGCCAGGGTACACAACAGGCTTCTCTGCAAAAGAGaacagacatatttttttttaaactaatacaTTTGAACGTGGGAGGTATTACGGATAAAATGTCATTACCATATTTTCAGGAAACATCTTAAATTAAAAAAGTCTAAACTACAATAATTAATATTAATTCTTTGATTTCAAATCAGTTGTTCTGGTGTAAAGGTAATGAGCTAGGGTAAAGTATTTTTTCACAGCCCAAATACTTCTGACCAGACTGTATACTTGTACATAACTTTAGTAGCTGCATCATAAAAGCAAATAGATTAAAATGTAGTTGTGTCAAATTTACTCATAACTGTCGTACAGCAAAACAGAACACTTGTTAAGTGTGTTAAGTGGCAAGCAGACAA
Coding sequences within it:
- the rhd gene encoding rh blood group, D antigen, whose translation is MAPQYAPSLRSRLAPLLLFLQIGFIVIYYFYVEIENNVNGITFRNLYSVFQDLNVMVFLGFGFFSTFLVRYGFSGSGFNLLVAVMATQWALILNGIESWYYRGKIWIDMKSLVIAEMCTSLVLISIGAVQGKTNPVHLVLMALLEVFGFVLNGWLLQTLLKVRPLNSIMLLHIFAAFFGLVLTRVLHRSETEYEKEKLNRKTGLFSMLGTVFLWMFWPSFNSILLLEHHSPERRLRAVCSTYLALAVSAVASFALSVLSSHKGKVNPTHFLSCLFAGGVAVGVPMPVIHHPWEAMTIGLTAAVVSTIGFRYFKNHMLFAFDCHDTCSILSTHGLPGLLGWLAHLLLQIKHCDDHTTATRFAVFHISALFITLSTSLIMGILTGLVLKWDIWRPPQDKKCFDDQAYWKFEHLAVCK